The following proteins are co-located in the Brassica napus cultivar Da-Ae unplaced genomic scaffold, Da-Ae ScsIHWf_1541;HRSCAF=2142, whole genome shotgun sequence genome:
- the LOC125597795 gene encoding putative GEM-like protein 8, producing the protein MTMSTVHQQVLALPAAKTAPSGYLSDLASINNLQIPTSSKKSEQIKKKYILKKKKTDSFTNGDRDQNKLGPKLTETVKRKLSLGAKIIQMGGLEKIYKRLFRVHEEEKLFKAYQCYLSTTAGPIAGLLFISSKKIAFCSERSIKVASPQGDLTRVHYKVSIPLCKINGVNQSVDTKKPSQKYLEVVTADGFEFWFMGFLSYKKAFICLEQALSLSMEL; encoded by the coding sequence ATGACAATGAGCACAGTCCACCAACAAGTTCTTGCACTTCCAGCAGCCAAGACTGCTCCATCAGGTTACTTGTCTGACCTAGCTTCCATCAATAACCTCCAAATCCCAACCTCTTCCAAGAAATCTGaacaaatcaagaaaaaatatattctgaaaaagaagaaaaccgaTAGCTTCACAAACGGAGATAGAGATCAAAACAAGTTAGGTCCCAAGCTGACTGAAACAGTCAAGAGAAAGCTATCATTGGGAGCTAAGATCATTCAAATGGGAGGCTTAGAGAAGATTTATAAACGTCTTTTCAGAGTCCACGAAGAAGAGAAACTCTTCAAGGCGTACCAATGTTACCTATCCACAACCGCAGGTCCCATAGCAGGCTTACTCTTCATCTCATCAAAGAAGATTGCTTTCTGCAGCGAGAGATCTATCAAAGTGGCTTCTCCTCAGGGAGATCTAACCAGGGTTCACTACAAAGTGTCAATACCATTGTGCAAGATCAATGGAGTGAACCAGAGTGTGGACACGAAGAAGCCATCTCAGAAGTACCTAGAAGTAGTCACTGCGGATGGCTTTGAGTTCTGGTTCATGGGTTTCTTGAGCTACAAGAAAGCTTTCATCTGTCTCGAGCAAGCGCTTTCTCTGAGCATGGAGCTATAA